One genomic region from Osmerus eperlanus chromosome 6, fOsmEpe2.1, whole genome shotgun sequence encodes:
- the LOC134022460 gene encoding IQ motif and ankyrin repeat domain-containing protein 1-like isoform X1: protein MSSRKMTSSGKAGAKAPLKRATQTSKTGASPQSRMSTKVAQGGQSKSTADKSRGVTPLTETVLTTLSKKNVELRREQQAAVTIQCAVRRLLAKRELERKQKKKQDYEDLMERLEKEAFVAIVRRKQEEAQQEKRKEEEERKKKKEEQFLQRRLLEAAFDGETEVVLTVLKEASERDTQRGLGVEKTSKRQQLLNQLRMINITDANGNTAVSEAGAGGQPEVITLLVKRGADVNTQGAFGRTPIFRAAFGGHLAAVQTLLQLGADPRIYADDGSTPAQVASGEALVSILEGWDLSITDCMLKNMREKQQRSTEEEQKLKEAETDCLTGEVAQLQKKYERSQREAQKANVELNKRITEHNKCQRKGVEQAKVTLQVVHDTEDVFMKTQMAAQLAADQLSLAKLTLREQSGGDAVVAHGRTCCLVRDLNDVLLKDVGDKIKQDGRWPLLVDPSGQAATFLRYRDTNYLDAMNPENMQPEKLRMALLGAIRFGKHLVINMMEVDLFETVKSQLEDVKPGLSAQLMNKELLQEERYLSLVQSSDGPQYAKTEFRLDWIEKFRLVLVTKQRHPSDFLLTAFYPIEVMLPESRL, encoded by the exons TCCAAAAGCACAGCTGACAAGTCCAGAGGTGTTACCCCCTTGACAGAGACAGTGCTCACAACACTATCAAAGAAAA ATGTGGAGCTGAGGCGAGAGCAGCAAGCTGCAGTGACCATTCAGTGTGCTGTAAGGAGGCTGCTGGCCAAGAGGGAACTAGAacgaaaacagaaaaaaaagcaGGACTATGAGGATCTAATGGAACGCTTGGAGAAAGAG GCTTTTGTGGCAATAGTGCGAAGGAAACAAGAGGAGGCACAGcaagagaaaaggaaggaggaggaggagagaaagaagaagaaggaagagcAGTTCCTTCAGAGACGCCTTCTGGAAGCAGCTTTTGATGGGGAGACAGAAGTGGTCTTAACAGTTCTCAAGGAA GCATCTGAGAGGGACACACAGCGTGGCCTTGGGGTTGAGAAAACAAGCAAACGCCAACAGCTGCTCAATCAGCTCCGCATGATAAATATCACGGATGCCAACGGCAACACGGCTGTGtcggaggcaggagcagggggtCAGCCTGAGGTCATCACTCTATTGgtaaagagaggtgcagacgtTAACACACAG GGTGCGTTTGGACGGACACCAATCTTTAGAGCTGCCTTTGGGGGTCACCTTGCGGCAGTGCAAACCCTTCTGCAGTTGGGGGCGGACCCAAGAATCTACGCAGATGATGGCAGCACCCCAGCGCAG GTGGCATCTGGTGAGGCCTTGGTATCAATCCTAGAAGGCTGGGACCTGAGCATCACTGACTGCATGCTAAAAAATATGAGGGAAAAACAACAGAGGAGCACTGAGGAGGAGCAAAAGTTAAAGGAGGCAGAGACTGACTG TTTGACAGGAGAGGTGGCGCAGCTCCAGAAAAAGTATGAGCGATCCCAGAGAGAG gCGCAGAAGGCCAATGTAGAGCTGAATAAGCGGATTACAGAGCATAATAAATGTCAGAGGAAGGGTGTGGAACAAGCAAAAGTCACATTGCAG gTGGTTCATGACACAGAGGATGTATTTATGAAGACTCAAATGGCTGCTCAGCTGGCTGCTGATCAACTATCCCTCGCTAAACTGACACTGAGAGAGCagtcaggtggag ATGCTGTTGTTGCCCATGGGAGGACTTGTTGCTTGGTTCGTGATCTTAATGACGTTCTTCTCAAAGACGTGGGAGACAAGATCAAACAGGATGGCAG ATGGCCTCTGCTTGTGGATCCCTCTGGTCAGGCTGCCACATTTCTGAGGTACAGAGACACTAACTACCTGGATGCCATGAACCCTGAAAACATGCAGCCTGAGAAACTGAGGATGGCTCTGTTAGGGGCCATcag GTTTGGAAAGCACCTGGTCATTAATATGATGGAGGTGGACTTGTTTGAAACTGTGAAGAGCCAGTTGGAGGATGTGAAGCCAGGGCTCAGTGCACAGCTAATGAACAAGGAGCTTTTACAGGAAGAGAG GTACCTGAGTCTAGTACAGTCCTCAGATGGACCCCAGTATGCAAAAACTGAGTTCAGGTTAGACTGGATTGAGAAATTCAGGCTTGTCCTGGTGACAAAACAGCGCCACCCCTCGGATTTCTTGCTCACAGCTTTCTATCCCATTGAGGTTATGTTGCCTGAGTCAAGACTGTAA
- the LOC134022460 gene encoding IQ motif and ankyrin repeat domain-containing protein 1-like isoform X2, whose amino-acid sequence MSSRKMTSSGKAGAKAPLKRATQTSKTGASPQSRMSTKVAQGGQSKSTADKSRGVTPLTETVLTTLSKKNVELRREQQAAVTIQCAVRRLLAKRELERKQKKKQDYEDLMERLEKEAFVAIVRRKQEEAQQEKRKEEEERKKKKEEQFLQRRLLEAAFDGETEVVLTVLKEASERDTQRGLGVEKTSKRQQLLNQLRMINITDANGNTAVSEAGAGGQPEVITLLVKRGADVNTQGAFGRTPIFRAAFGGHLAAVQTLLQLGADPRIYADDGSTPAQVASGEALVSILEGWDLSITDCMLKNMREKQQRSTEEEQKLKEAETDCLTGEVAQLQKKYERSQREVVHDTEDVFMKTQMAAQLAADQLSLAKLTLREQSGGDAVVAHGRTCCLVRDLNDVLLKDVGDKIKQDGRWPLLVDPSGQAATFLRYRDTNYLDAMNPENMQPEKLRMALLGAIRFGKHLVINMMEVDLFETVKSQLEDVKPGLSAQLMNKELLQEERYLSLVQSSDGPQYAKTEFRLDWIEKFRLVLVTKQRHPSDFLLTAFYPIEVMLPESRL is encoded by the exons TCCAAAAGCACAGCTGACAAGTCCAGAGGTGTTACCCCCTTGACAGAGACAGTGCTCACAACACTATCAAAGAAAA ATGTGGAGCTGAGGCGAGAGCAGCAAGCTGCAGTGACCATTCAGTGTGCTGTAAGGAGGCTGCTGGCCAAGAGGGAACTAGAacgaaaacagaaaaaaaagcaGGACTATGAGGATCTAATGGAACGCTTGGAGAAAGAG GCTTTTGTGGCAATAGTGCGAAGGAAACAAGAGGAGGCACAGcaagagaaaaggaaggaggaggaggagagaaagaagaagaaggaagagcAGTTCCTTCAGAGACGCCTTCTGGAAGCAGCTTTTGATGGGGAGACAGAAGTGGTCTTAACAGTTCTCAAGGAA GCATCTGAGAGGGACACACAGCGTGGCCTTGGGGTTGAGAAAACAAGCAAACGCCAACAGCTGCTCAATCAGCTCCGCATGATAAATATCACGGATGCCAACGGCAACACGGCTGTGtcggaggcaggagcagggggtCAGCCTGAGGTCATCACTCTATTGgtaaagagaggtgcagacgtTAACACACAG GGTGCGTTTGGACGGACACCAATCTTTAGAGCTGCCTTTGGGGGTCACCTTGCGGCAGTGCAAACCCTTCTGCAGTTGGGGGCGGACCCAAGAATCTACGCAGATGATGGCAGCACCCCAGCGCAG GTGGCATCTGGTGAGGCCTTGGTATCAATCCTAGAAGGCTGGGACCTGAGCATCACTGACTGCATGCTAAAAAATATGAGGGAAAAACAACAGAGGAGCACTGAGGAGGAGCAAAAGTTAAAGGAGGCAGAGACTGACTG TTTGACAGGAGAGGTGGCGCAGCTCCAGAAAAAGTATGAGCGATCCCAGAGAGAG gTGGTTCATGACACAGAGGATGTATTTATGAAGACTCAAATGGCTGCTCAGCTGGCTGCTGATCAACTATCCCTCGCTAAACTGACACTGAGAGAGCagtcaggtggag ATGCTGTTGTTGCCCATGGGAGGACTTGTTGCTTGGTTCGTGATCTTAATGACGTTCTTCTCAAAGACGTGGGAGACAAGATCAAACAGGATGGCAG ATGGCCTCTGCTTGTGGATCCCTCTGGTCAGGCTGCCACATTTCTGAGGTACAGAGACACTAACTACCTGGATGCCATGAACCCTGAAAACATGCAGCCTGAGAAACTGAGGATGGCTCTGTTAGGGGCCATcag GTTTGGAAAGCACCTGGTCATTAATATGATGGAGGTGGACTTGTTTGAAACTGTGAAGAGCCAGTTGGAGGATGTGAAGCCAGGGCTCAGTGCACAGCTAATGAACAAGGAGCTTTTACAGGAAGAGAG GTACCTGAGTCTAGTACAGTCCTCAGATGGACCCCAGTATGCAAAAACTGAGTTCAGGTTAGACTGGATTGAGAAATTCAGGCTTGTCCTGGTGACAAAACAGCGCCACCCCTCGGATTTCTTGCTCACAGCTTTCTATCCCATTGAGGTTATGTTGCCTGAGTCAAGACTGTAA
- the mlh1 gene encoding DNA mismatch repair protein Mlh1, with translation MAGVIRRLDETVVNRIAAGEVIQRPANAIKEMLENCLDAKSTNIQVTVKEGGLKLIQIQDNGTGIRKDDMDIVCERFTTSKLQTFEDLSGISTYGFRGEALASISHVAHVTITTKTADAKCAYRATYCDGKLKTQPKPCAGNQGTQIIVEDLFYNVSTRRKALKSPSEEYSRIVEVVSRYAIHNSGKSLSVKKQGETMADVRTLPNASILDNIRAVFGNAVSRELLEVGCEDQKLTFKLKGYISNANYSVKKCILILFINHRLVESNALKKAVETVYAAYLPKNTHPFLYLSLEIAPHNIDVNVHPTKHEVHFLHEDCIIESVQKHIESKLLGSNSSRTYFTQTLLPRPSVSSDAKPSTSSTAESSERTYAHQMVRTDCRAQKLDAFLLPKEKPASAGQASVEPVSRPQPPAQDTHEMDDADMLEALEEQETSDPSEVRPGTSSDTLDDYSRKRPRVVQKEKQEDLTAAATPRRRVIKLTSVRELRDEITERAHTGLQEMLQNLSFVGCVNPQWTLIQHHTKLYLLNTTKLSQELFYQILIYDFGNFGVLRLSTPAPLYELAMLALDSEESGWSEDDGPKEGLAQYIVDFLKKKTEMLEDYFSFEIDEEGNLTGLPLLLDKYTPTMEGLPMFVLRLATEVNWDDEKEFFRDFSRECSQFYSIRKQYILEPEPEEEEQDTELNSWRWKVEHIIFKAFRSLFSPPKHFSEDGCVLQIANLPDLYKVFERC, from the exons ATGGCCGGAGTTATTCGAAGACTGGATGAGACGGTTGTCAATCGGATTGCTGCAGGAGAGGTGATTCAACGTCCAGCTAATGCAATCAAAGAAATGCTGGAGAACTG TCTGGATGCAAAATCCACCAACATACAGGTTACTGTCAAGGAGGGAGGACTGAAACTGATCCAGATTCAGGATAATGGCACTGGCATCAGG AAAGACGACATGGACATAGTTTGCGAACGGTTTACAACAAGCAAGCTCCAGACATTTGAAGACCTCTCAGGTATCTCAACGTATGGCTTCAGAGGAGAG gCCCTAGCCAGTATAAGTCATGTGGCCCATGTGACTATAACAACCAAAACTGCTGATGCCAAATGCGCTTACAG agcaacttactGTGATGGGAAACTAAAGACTCAACCTAAACCCTGTGCTGGTAACCAGGGGACACAAATCATT GTGGAGGATCTGTTTTACAATGTATCTACCAGAAGGAAAGCTCTGAAGAGCCCCAGTGAGGAGTACTCTAGGATTGTAGAGGTGGTGAGCAG GTATGCCATACATAACTCTGGAAAAAGCTTATCTGTCAAAAAG CAAGGGGAAACCATGGCTGATGTCAGGACCCTACCAAATGCCTCCATACTGGACAACATCCGGGCAGTGTTTGGTAATGCAGTCAGCAG GGAGCTTTTAGAAGTAGGCTGTGAGGATCAGAAGCTTACCTTCAAGCTGAAGGGCTACATCTCAAATGCCAACTACTCAGTCAAGAAATGcatcctcatcctcttcatTAATC ATCGTCTGGTAGAATCAAATGCCTTGAAAAAAGCAGTAGAAACGGTTTATGCTGCCTACCTTCCCAAGAACACTCATCCTTTCCTCTATCTCAG CCTGGAGATAGCACCACACAATATCGATGTGAACGTTCACCCCACCAAACATGAGGTGCACTTCCTCCATGAAGACTGCATCATCGAGAGTGTCCAGAAACACATAGAGAGTAAATTGCTGGGCTCCAACTCCTCacgtacatactttacacag ACCTTGCTGCCCAGGCCGTCCGTCTCTAGTGACGCGAAGCCCTCTACCAGCTCCACTGCAGAATCCAGCGAGCGGACGTACGCCCATCAGATGGTGAGGACTGACTGTCGAGCCCAGAAACTGGATGCCTTCCTGCTGCCTAAAGAGAAGCCAGCCTCTGCCGGTCAGGCCAGTGTGGAGCCTGTGTCCAGACCGCAGCCTCCTGCACAAGACACGCATGAGATGGACGATGCAGATATGCTGGAGGCCTTGGAGGAACAAGAGACCAGTGACCCCTCAGAGGTCCGTCCAGGAACTAGCTCAGACACACTAGATGATTACTCCAG gAAGAGGCCTCGTGTCGTCCAAAAAGAGAAGCAGGAGGACCTAACAGCTGCAGCCACTCCCAGAAGACGAGTCATCAAGCTAACCAGTGTGAGGGAGCTAAGAGACGAGATTACTGAACGGGCACATACAG GTCTTCAAGAGATGCTTCAGAACCTCTCGTTTGTTGGCTGTGTGAACCCCCAGTGGACTCTTATCCAGCACCACACCAAGTTGTACCTCCTCAACACCACTAAACTTAg CCAGGAACTTTTCTACCAGATATTGATTTACGACTTTGGGAACTTTGGTGTGTTGAGACTGTCT ACTCCAGCACCGCTGTATGAGTTGGCTATGCTGGCACTGGACTCTGAGGAGAGTGGCTGGTCAGAGGATGATGGGCCTAAGGAGGGCCTGGCCCAGTACATAGTGGACTTCctgaagaagaagacagagatgCTGGAGGATTACTTCTCCTTTGAGATAGACGAG GAGGGAAACCTAACTGGGCTGCCGCTGCTGCTAGACAAATACACCCCTACCATGGAGGGTCTGCCCATGTTTGTCCTACGGTTAGCCACTGAG GTGAACTGGGATGATGAGAAGGAGTTCTTCCGAGATTTCAGCAGGGAGTGCAGCCAGTTCTACTCCATCAGAAAGCAGTATATCCTGGAGCCAGagccagaagaggaggagcag GATACAGAGCTGAACTCATGGCGTTGGAAGGTTGAGCACATCATCTTTAAAGCATTCCGCAGCCTTTTCAGCCCCCCTAAGCACTTCAGTGAAGATGGCTGTGTGCTCCAGATAGCCAACTTGCCAGACCTCTACAAAGTGTTTGAGAGGTGCTGA